The Pecten maximus chromosome 11, xPecMax1.1, whole genome shotgun sequence genome has a segment encoding these proteins:
- the LOC117338468 gene encoding uncharacterized protein LOC117338468, whose translation MSDQGELYEDSWILYHVLDMMVGSREMVAVRRKLTLVREQITNSDKTKLEIIFTGSSAEGIHMKDSDEDQMLIDNSVVVICPNQQTSITPDIEHKTVFIMGDTNSRPGYVTLQLIGRRCTPDLLNSIVPVGNVSFVSSEMYARQLSDQLSDVFRITVDPHGPATATPSKLTHLQSDMDFVRALKCTSWPSEANEWLSRHRLYNWPNTCLRDQIVQGGCHLVPVGDKTSADTFLQWRISFATAERKLIHSLSHVQFQVYCLLKYLLKQISGKLKQIYGDTDILSSYIIKTTILHAVENTPLSLWEEKNTFLCFMLCLDILATWVKSGYCPNYFIKRNNMFLGKVHGEHQQNLLRLLVELRDMTWGCLSIGTFFQPSIGETIQRVKNGAWELALPTPVRSERGIDFTMFEKSCILFRATDVLPALKLLSKSKSDMDECVAYLNTVSALSLKGREAYEKQAPLEGNKQRYKYLRKCKKFISPLAVTCTSPGLLTLATYHYQTGNYMKTLEMCGHLISSWKFFIGNNSEKEGDRYEHLYCGRGYSLLHKFQQAWASYMFLQRKSPNFCPVHLQQELTKVPYASLLIPPLPYAVFLTFLCYHELNDTRRRDAALKDLRAVKYDKDQGGSKHWIVHNLLGICYEMVGDIHRALREYNDSLGDDKYLHFNNPAMERIERL comes from the coding sequence ATGTCCGACCAAGGAGAGCTGTACGAGGATTCCTGGATTCTATATCATGTCCTGGACATGATGGTGGGGAGCCGAGAAATGGTGGCCGTCAGGAGGAAGCTGACACTTGTACGTGAGCAAATCACAAACtctgataaaacaaaactaGAAATTATTTTCACAGGAAGCTCAGCGGAAGGGATTCATATGAAGGACTCGGACGAAGATCAAATGCTAATTGACAACTCTGTGGTAGTTATATGTCCTAACCAGCAAACCAGTATCACACCAGATATTGAACATAAAACGGTATTTATTATGGGAGATACCAACAGCCGACCTGGCTATGTAACTTTGCAGCTGATTGGACGAAGATGCACTCCAGACTTGTTGAATTCGATTGTACCTGTTGGAAATGTAAGCTTTGTATCAAGTGAAATGTATGCACGGCAGTTATCAGATCAATTAAGTGATGTATTTAGGATTACCGTTGACCCTCATGGACCAGCTACTGCTACGCCGAGCAAACTAACTCATTTACAATCAGATATGGATTTTGTGCGTGCGCTCAAATGTACTAGTTGGCCAAGCGAGGCCAACGAATGGTTGAGTAGACATCGATTGTATAACTGGCCGAATACATGTTTGAGGGATCAGATAGTACAAGGTGGTTGCCATCTTGTCCCTGTAGGAGATAAAACGTCAGCCGACACATTCCTACAATGGAGAATTTCGTTCGCGACTGCGGAGCGCAAACTCATTCATTCTCTCAGTCATGTCCAGTTCCAAGTGTATTGTCTACTTAAGTACCTTTTAAAACAGATATCTGGGAAGTTGAAACAAATATATGGGGATACAGATATTCTCTCATCatatattatcaaaacaacTATACTCCATGCAGTAGAAAACACACCTTTATCTTTATGGGAAGAAAAGAATACATTTCTTTGTTTCATGCTGTGTTTAGATATTTTGGCCACGTGGGTGAAATCAGGCTATTGTCCTAATTACTTTATAAAAAGGAATAATATGTTCCTTGGTAAAGTTCATGGAGAACATCAACAAAACCTGCTTCGTTTACTTGTTGAACTCCGTGATATGACATGGGGTTGTCTATCAATAGGAACATTCTTCCAACCATCTATAGGAGAGACTATCCAGAGAGTGAAGAATGGAGCCTGGGAACTAGCACTGCCTACACCAGTAAGATCAGAAAGAGGAATTGATTTTACAATGTTTGAAAAGTCCTGCATTTTGTTTCGTGCAACTGATGTACTACCCGCTTTGAAACTTCTGAGCAAATCAAAGTCGGACATGGATGAATGCGTAGCTTACTTGAATACAGTAAGTGCACTCTCTTTAAAGGGGAGGGAGGCATATGAGAAACAAGCTCCTCTGGAAGGAAACAAACAGAGGTATAAATATCTTAGGAAATGCAAGAAGTTTATATCACCACTTGCTGTAACTTGTACAAGTCCAGGCCTACTGACATTGGCAACCTATCACTACCAGACTGGGAATTACATGAAAACACTGGAAATGTGTGGACACCTTATTTCCTCGTGGAAATTTTTCATTGGGAATAATAGTGAGAAAGAAGGAGATAGATACGAACATCTCTACTGTGGGCGTGGGTATAGTCTTCTACACAAATTTCAGCAAGCATGGGCATCATACATGTTTTTACAACGAAAATCTCCAAATTTCTGTCCAGTCCATTTACAACAAGAGTTAACGAAAGTCCCTTATGCTAGCCTGCTAATCCCACCACTCCCTTACGCCGTGTTCCTGACCTTCCTGTGTTACCATGAGCTTAACGATACAAGAAGGCGTGACGCAGCACTGAAAGACCTTCGGGCCGTGAAGTATGATAAGGACCAGGGAGGAAGTAAACATTGGATTGTCCACAATCTCTTAGGGATCTGTTACGAAATGGTCGGTGACATACACAGGGCTCTAAGGGAATACAATGATTCTCTGGGTGATgacaaatatttgcattttaataATCCCGCCATGGAGAGGATAGAACGACTCTAA
- the LOC117338466 gene encoding uncharacterized protein LOC117338466 — MSDQGELYEDSWILYHVLDRMMGSREMVAVRRKLTLVREQLRNWNKTNLKVIFTGSLAEGIYMKSSDIDEMLIHESVVVICPDQPTRIIPVFANETVFIMRDTNSRPGYVTLQLIGRTYTSDLFNAIVPVGDVHFISSEMYVRLFSDRISDLLKTTVYTHGPATTASGKHMHSDMDFVHAFRCTSWPSESNEWVSRHRLHNWPDKCLRDQIVQDGCHLVPVGDKTSAYTFLQWRISFATAERKLIHSLSHVQVLVYCLLKYLLKQISGKLKQIYGDTDILSSYIIKTTILHAVENTPLSLWEEKNTFLCFMLCLNILATWVKAGYCPNYFIKRNNMFLGKVHGEHQQKLLRLLVELRDMTWGCLSIGTFFQPSIGEYIQRVKNGIWKLVLPTPAQSEREIDFTIFEPAFVLFRATDVLPALKLLSKSKSDMDEYVAYFNTVSALSLKGMEVFEKQAPLEGNKQRYKYLRKCKKFISPLAVTCTSPGLLTLATYHYQTGNYMKTLEMCGHMVSSWKVFVENISEKDQDRYEHLYCGRGYSLLHKFQQACVSYMFLLKQYPNFCPVHLQQELTKLLNHELIIPPLPYAVFLTFLCYHELNDTRRRDAALKDLRAVKYDKNQGESNYWIVHNFLGICYEMVGDIHMALREYKNSLSSEKRLPFNNPAMERIE, encoded by the coding sequence ATGTCCGACCAGGGGGAGCTGTACGAAGATTCCTGGATTTTATATCATGTCCTGGACAGGATGATGGGGAGCCGGGAAATGGTTGCCGTCAGGAGGAAGCTGACACTTGTACGTGAGCAATTACGTAACTGGAATAAAACAAACCTAAAAGTCATTTTCACAGGAAGCTTAGCGGAAGGGATTTATATGAAGAGCTCGGACATAGATGAAATGCTAATTCACGAATCTGTGGTAGTTATATGTCCTGATCAGCCAACCAGAATCATACCAGTTTTCGCTAATGAAACAGTATTTATTATGAGAGATACCAACAGCCGACCTGGCTATGTAACTTTGCAGCTGATTGGACGGACATACACTTCAGACTTGTTTAATGCGATTGTACCTGTTGGAgatgtacactttatatcaaGTGAAATGTATGTACGGTTGTTTTCAGATCGAATTAGTGATCTACTCAAGACTACCGTATACACTCATGGACCAGCTACTACTGCGTCGGGCAAACATATGCATTCAGATATGGATTTTGTGCATGCGTTCAGATGTACTAGTTGGCCAAGTGAGAGCAATGAGTGGGTGAGTAGACATCGATTACATAACTGGCCGGATAAATGTTTGAGGGATCAAATAGTACAAGATGGTTGCCATCTTGTCCCTGTAGGAGATAAAACGTCAGCCTACACATTCCTACAATGGAGAATTTCGTTCGCGACTGCGGAACGCAAACTCATTCATTCTCTCAGTCATGTCCAGGTCCTAGTGTACTGTCTTCTTAAGTACCTTTTAAAACAGATATCTGGGAAGTTGAAACAAATATATGGGGATACAGATATTCTCTCATCATATATTATTAAAACAACTATACTCCATGCAGTAGAAAACACACCTTTATCTTTATGGGAAGAAAAGAATACATTTCTTTGTTTCATGctgtgtttaaatattttggccaCGTGGGTGAAAGCAGGCTATTGTCCTAATTACTTTATAAAGAGGAACAATATGTTCCTTGGTAAAGTTCATGGAGAACATCAACAAAAACTCCTTCGTTTACTTGTTGAACTCCGTGATATGACATGGGGTTGTCTATCAATAGGAACATTCTTCCAACCATCTATAGGAGAGTATATTCAGAGAGTGAAAAATGGAATCTGGAAACTAGTACTGCCTACACCAGCACAATCAGAAAGAGAAATTGATTTTACAATATTTGAACCGGCCTTCGTTTTGTTTCGTGCAACTGATGTACTACCCGCTTTGAAACTTCTGAGCAAATCAAAGTCGGACATGGATGAATACGTAGCTTACTTCAATACAGTAAGTGCACTCTCTTTAAAAGGGATGGAGGTATTTGAGAAACAAGCTCCTCTCGAAGGAAACAAACAGAGGTATAAATATCTTAGGAAATGCAAGAAGTTTATATCACCACTTGCCGTAACTTGTACAAGTCCAGGTCTACTGACGTTGGCAACCTATCACTACCAGACTGGGAATTACATGAAAACACTGGAAATGTGTGGACACATGGTTTCCTCGTGGAAAGTTTTCGTTGAGAATATTAGTGAGAAAGATCAAGACAGATACGAACATCTCTACTGTGGGCGTGGGTATAGTCTTCTGCACAAATTTCAGCAAGCCTGTGTATCAtacatgtttttgttaaaacaatatCCAAATTTCTGTCCAGTCCATTTACAACAAGAGTTAACGAAACTCCTTAATCATGAACTTATAATCCCACCACTCCCATACGCCGTGTTCCTGACCTTCCTGTGTTACCATGAGCTTAACGATACAAGAAGACGTGACGCAGCACTGAAAGACCTTCGGGCCGTGAAGTATGATAAGAACCAGGGAGAAAGTAATTACTGGATTGTCCACAACTTCTTAGGGATCTGTTACGAAATGGTCGGTGACATACACATGGCTCTAAGGGAATACAAAAACTCTCTGAGTAGTGAAAAACGTTTGCCTTTTAATAATCCCGCCATGGAGAGGATAGAATGA